One Microbacterium keratanolyticum DNA window includes the following coding sequences:
- a CDS encoding pyridoxal phosphate-dependent decarboxylase family protein has translation MVREEPNADIYERALALAHRHALAWLAGVDERPIPPHASPDDIKNRLGRELPVQGTADAAVLEHLVENVEPGLIAIGSPRFYGWVIGGTQPVALAADWLVSAWDQNAGLRAITPGAAAAEELAGEWLLDLLGLPAECEVGFTTGATMAQFSCLAAARNEVLAAVGWDVEVDGLSGAPRVRYIAGEERHATMDLAARYLGLGRPLVVPADGQGRIDVNALRHVLDAGEGPAIVALQAGNIHSGAYDDFAAAIAVAHAASAWVHIDGAFGLWAAASPSLRHLTAGFEGADSWSTDAHKTLNVPYDCGIAIVRDPAAMHRALGMHASYLQATMVGADPHEKAPELSRRARGVPTWAVLRALGREGVIALIDRLAASAGMIAEGLAELPGVEVLNEIVFTQVCVALESDEATARLSAALWEDGEVLAMTSQWAGRTVVRFSVSNWRTDAPQAQRTVDAVRRTLASIR, from the coding sequence ATGGTCAGGGAAGAGCCGAACGCCGACATCTACGAACGCGCACTCGCGCTCGCACACCGACACGCTCTCGCGTGGCTCGCCGGGGTCGACGAACGACCGATTCCGCCGCACGCCTCCCCCGATGACATCAAGAACCGACTGGGACGCGAGCTGCCGGTGCAGGGCACAGCGGATGCTGCTGTGCTGGAGCATCTCGTCGAGAATGTCGAGCCGGGGCTCATCGCAATCGGCTCACCGCGCTTCTACGGATGGGTGATCGGAGGCACGCAGCCGGTGGCGCTGGCAGCAGACTGGCTGGTGTCCGCCTGGGATCAGAATGCAGGGCTGCGTGCGATCACCCCCGGAGCGGCGGCCGCAGAGGAGCTCGCCGGGGAATGGCTCCTCGATCTGCTCGGCCTTCCGGCCGAGTGCGAGGTCGGTTTCACGACAGGCGCGACGATGGCCCAGTTCTCCTGCCTTGCCGCCGCCCGCAACGAGGTGCTGGCCGCGGTGGGGTGGGACGTCGAGGTCGACGGACTCTCCGGCGCACCTCGCGTCCGCTACATCGCCGGGGAGGAGCGGCACGCGACGATGGACCTCGCCGCCCGCTATCTGGGTCTCGGGCGTCCGCTGGTCGTTCCCGCCGACGGTCAGGGCCGCATCGACGTGAATGCCCTCCGCCATGTGCTCGATGCCGGTGAAGGGCCCGCGATCGTCGCCCTTCAGGCTGGCAACATCCACTCCGGCGCCTATGACGACTTCGCGGCGGCGATCGCCGTCGCGCACGCTGCATCCGCCTGGGTGCACATCGACGGCGCCTTCGGGCTCTGGGCGGCCGCGTCGCCATCGCTTCGACACCTCACGGCAGGCTTCGAGGGCGCGGACTCCTGGTCAACCGACGCGCACAAGACCCTCAACGTCCCCTATGACTGCGGGATCGCGATCGTGCGCGACCCGGCCGCGATGCACCGCGCGCTCGGCATGCACGCGAGCTATCTGCAGGCGACCATGGTGGGCGCCGACCCGCATGAGAAGGCTCCTGAGCTCTCTCGGCGCGCACGCGGGGTGCCGACCTGGGCGGTGCTGCGCGCACTCGGCCGCGAGGGGGTGATCGCTCTGATCGACCGGCTCGCGGCATCCGCGGGCATGATCGCGGAAGGACTCGCGGAGCTTCCCGGCGTCGAGGTGCTCAACGAGATCGTCTTCACCCAGGTGTGTGTCGCCCTCGAGAGCGACGAGGCCACCGCGCGGCTGAGCGCGGCGCTGTGGGAGGACGGTGAGGTGCTCGCGATGACCTCGCAGTGGGCTGGACGCACGGTCGTGCGCTTCTCCGTCAGCAACTGGAGGACGGATGCGCCCCAGGCGCAGCGCACCGTCGATGCTGTGCGTCGTACGCTCGCATCGATCCGCTGA
- a CDS encoding DNA-directed RNA polymerase subunit beta translates to MPEHFPRPVRLPPVSFDRVIGAHDPAEETRIAHATASGLLARVRADDSGVSAERLIAFTAEHGIDEIAELWSKAPARSLPGALWELYLLQLAIHTDAPTAAFLYERGRAELATADAAIAGAPAPASPEELVALIDTILRGVFRGDFAVALERAAAFCRVQASGATHAADDYELTEPNRASDLTARALRLSTYAEDLAQSAALWRRGALV, encoded by the coding sequence ATGCCTGAGCACTTTCCGCGCCCTGTCCGCCTGCCACCGGTGTCGTTCGACCGGGTGATCGGCGCGCATGATCCGGCGGAGGAGACGCGGATCGCGCACGCCACGGCGTCCGGGCTGCTCGCGCGCGTACGCGCGGATGACAGCGGCGTGAGCGCGGAGCGCCTCATCGCCTTCACCGCGGAGCATGGCATCGACGAGATCGCCGAGCTCTGGTCGAAGGCGCCCGCGCGCTCACTTCCGGGCGCGCTCTGGGAGCTGTATCTGCTGCAGCTTGCCATCCACACGGATGCCCCGACGGCGGCGTTCCTCTACGAGCGCGGGCGCGCCGAGCTGGCGACAGCGGACGCGGCGATCGCGGGCGCCCCGGCCCCGGCGAGTCCCGAAGAGCTTGTCGCGCTCATCGACACGATCCTGCGCGGGGTGTTCCGCGGGGACTTCGCCGTGGCGCTGGAGCGCGCGGCCGCCTTCTGCCGCGTGCAGGCATCGGGGGCGACACACGCGGCCGATGACTACGAACTCACCGAGCCGAACCGGGCGAGTGATCTCACCGCGCGGGCACTGCGCCTGTCCACCTACGCGGAAGACCTTGCTCAGTCTGCGGCGCTCTGGCGGCGCGGCGCGCTGGTCTGA
- a CDS encoding anti-sigma factor, with translation MTDQNTNSAEFAEFEELSAGHAVRALSATEAQRFTELRVAHPEWEATARADATVAARLGEGVLPVEPPAAIRAQLLAQIAGSLQTTSQADDARADDIQTGGAASAAAPFSADAAAAPEEAHRRRSRRGRLFALAASLVLLGGIALGTVALTQYLTRPAAVVALDEVRAAPDAQSASVDAAGVAATAYWSAEKQKAVLVAEDLQPLSAQQSYELWFVREGVPISAGVFEVESGTTTALLDGDMHSGDVIAVTVEVAGGSPTGQPTSDPVIAIPTA, from the coding sequence ATGACCGATCAGAACACGAACTCCGCCGAGTTCGCGGAGTTCGAGGAGCTTTCCGCAGGGCACGCCGTGCGGGCGCTCTCGGCGACGGAGGCACAGCGATTCACGGAGCTGCGCGTAGCGCATCCGGAATGGGAGGCGACCGCCCGCGCGGATGCCACTGTCGCCGCGCGGCTGGGCGAGGGCGTCCTGCCTGTCGAGCCGCCAGCGGCCATCCGTGCGCAGCTGCTTGCTCAGATCGCCGGCTCCCTGCAGACGACCTCGCAGGCGGATGACGCGCGAGCCGATGACATCCAGACCGGCGGTGCGGCCTCGGCTGCTGCGCCCTTCTCCGCGGATGCTGCCGCGGCCCCGGAAGAGGCACACCGGCGTCGTTCACGTCGCGGGCGCCTCTTCGCGCTTGCTGCGAGCCTCGTTCTCCTGGGGGGCATCGCGCTGGGAACCGTCGCACTCACGCAGTACCTGACGCGGCCTGCGGCGGTCGTGGCGCTCGATGAGGTGCGGGCGGCTCCGGATGCACAGAGCGCGAGCGTCGATGCGGCAGGGGTGGCCGCCACCGCCTACTGGTCGGCCGAGAAGCAGAAGGCCGTCCTGGTGGCAGAAGACCTTCAGCCCCTGAGCGCGCAGCAGTCCTACGAGCTCTGGTTCGTCCGCGAGGGTGTGCCGATCTCGGCGGGTGTCTTCGAGGTGGAATCGGGGACGACGACCGCCCTGCTCGACGGCGACATGCACAGCGGTGACGTCATCGCCGTCACCGTCGAGGTCGCCGGCGGCTCGCCCACCGGGCAGCCCACGAGCGATCCGGTGATCGCGATTCCGACCGCCTAG
- a CDS encoding cytochrome c biogenesis protein DipZ, with the protein MDLIVIGLLGGLITGISPCILPVLPVIFLTAGAQSARFEGGEGVVPARRSRPYLVIAGLVLSFTLVTLVGSVVLGLLNLPQDIIRWAGIVVLLVIGISLLIPRFEQLLEKPFQWLPRKEVANRGNGFGVGLALGAVFVPCAGPVLAAIIVAGATGQIGAGTVLLTVSFAVGVAVPLLVFALAGRSVVERIRAFRARERGLRIAAGIAMIALAVGLVFNVPQALQRLLPDYTAGLQTELTESDQAERALGLGGLVTDENRDLENCTNGATVLESCGTAPEIRGIDAWLNTPDGTAVTLDELRGKVVLIDFWAYSCINCQRSIPHVVAWDEAYRDAGLQVIGIHSPEYAFEKDAGNVAAGARDFGIEYPVALDNSLATWTAYRNRYWPAHYLIDADGTVRHISFGEGNYAATESMIRELLKDADPDVDLPSATEIEDETPDLGSTTRETFLGSSKDVNYGGADAYRAGERDFAFPEDQPEDTFALDGRWKVETQYATPTEESARIRLNYRAAEVRIVVSGSGSLVLRADGESPRTIIVDGTPRSYSLLDAAEVGTGTLTLEVTPGVNVYSFTFG; encoded by the coding sequence ATGGATCTCATCGTCATCGGCCTGCTGGGCGGCCTCATCACAGGAATCTCGCCGTGCATCCTTCCGGTGCTGCCGGTCATCTTCCTCACGGCGGGCGCGCAGTCCGCCCGGTTCGAGGGCGGCGAAGGCGTCGTTCCCGCGCGACGCAGCCGTCCATATCTGGTGATCGCAGGGCTCGTCCTGAGCTTCACGCTCGTCACGCTGGTGGGGTCCGTGGTGCTGGGGCTGCTGAACCTGCCGCAGGACATCATCCGCTGGGCAGGAATCGTCGTGCTTCTCGTGATCGGCATCAGTCTGCTGATCCCGAGATTCGAGCAGCTGTTGGAGAAGCCCTTCCAGTGGCTTCCGCGCAAGGAAGTCGCCAACAGGGGCAACGGCTTCGGCGTGGGGCTCGCGCTGGGCGCCGTCTTCGTTCCCTGCGCGGGCCCGGTTCTGGCTGCGATCATCGTCGCAGGAGCAACGGGCCAGATCGGTGCAGGGACCGTGCTGCTCACGGTGTCGTTCGCCGTGGGAGTGGCTGTTCCGCTGCTGGTTTTCGCCTTGGCGGGGCGGAGCGTGGTGGAGCGCATCCGCGCCTTCCGTGCCCGTGAGCGTGGGCTGCGCATCGCTGCGGGCATCGCGATGATCGCACTTGCGGTGGGGCTGGTGTTCAACGTTCCGCAGGCGCTCCAGCGGCTTCTGCCCGACTACACGGCAGGACTTCAGACGGAACTCACCGAGAGCGACCAGGCCGAGCGTGCGCTGGGTCTCGGCGGCCTGGTCACCGACGAGAATCGCGACCTCGAGAACTGCACGAACGGCGCGACCGTTCTGGAGTCGTGCGGGACAGCACCGGAGATCCGCGGCATCGATGCCTGGCTCAACACCCCGGACGGTACAGCGGTCACACTCGACGAGCTGCGGGGGAAGGTCGTGCTGATCGATTTCTGGGCGTACTCGTGCATCAACTGCCAGCGTTCCATTCCCCACGTGGTCGCCTGGGATGAGGCCTATCGCGATGCGGGACTGCAGGTGATCGGCATCCACTCGCCGGAGTACGCGTTCGAGAAGGACGCGGGCAACGTCGCCGCGGGTGCCCGTGACTTCGGCATCGAGTACCCGGTGGCGCTGGACAACTCCCTGGCCACCTGGACCGCATACCGCAACAGGTACTGGCCCGCGCACTACCTGATCGATGCGGACGGAACGGTGCGGCACATCTCGTTCGGTGAGGGCAACTACGCGGCGACGGAGAGCATGATCCGCGAGCTGCTGAAGGATGCCGACCCCGACGTCGACCTTCCGTCTGCGACGGAGATCGAAGACGAGACGCCGGACCTCGGGTCGACGACCCGGGAGACCTTCCTCGGCTCGTCCAAGGACGTCAACTACGGCGGGGCAGACGCGTACCGCGCGGGAGAGCGCGACTTCGCGTTTCCCGAGGACCAGCCGGAGGACACCTTCGCGCTCGACGGGCGTTGGAAGGTGGAGACACAGTACGCGACGCCGACGGAGGAGTCCGCCCGCATCCGGCTCAACTACCGCGCGGCGGAGGTGCGCATCGTCGTCTCCGGTTCCGGATCGCTCGTGCTCCGCGCAGACGGCGAATCGCCGCGAACGATCATCGTCGACGGCACCCCGCGCTCCTACAGCCTCCTCGACGCCGCTGAGGTCGGCACAGGAACACTCACCCTCGAGGTGACGCCGGGCGTCAACGTCTACTCGTTCACCTTCGGTTGA
- a CDS encoding DUF1697 domain-containing protein, giving the protein MTRSALLLRAVNVSGRNRVPMAELRALLAERTELEEIATYIASGNIVCATPPDVTAVCATVRALIAESFGVDTPVIARSHREIERMLQRNPFVHSDIAEKLLHVMVLERAPKPGALDLLRERLVPGEEVELVGDDLWIHYSADGVHATKLTTSVLDRALGVSGTARNLRTMTKLAELTA; this is encoded by the coding sequence ATGACTCGCAGTGCCCTGTTGCTGCGCGCCGTGAACGTGAGCGGACGCAACCGCGTGCCGATGGCGGAGCTGCGTGCCCTGCTCGCGGAGCGGACCGAGCTGGAGGAGATCGCGACCTACATCGCGAGCGGCAACATCGTCTGCGCGACACCGCCGGACGTGACGGCGGTATGCGCGACAGTGCGTGCGCTGATCGCCGAGAGCTTCGGTGTCGACACCCCGGTCATCGCCCGTTCGCATCGCGAGATCGAGCGGATGCTGCAGCGCAACCCTTTCGTGCACTCCGACATCGCCGAGAAGCTGCTGCACGTCATGGTGCTCGAGCGGGCCCCGAAGCCGGGAGCGCTCGACCTCCTGCGGGAGCGCCTCGTCCCGGGCGAAGAAGTGGAACTCGTGGGCGATGATCTCTGGATTCACTACTCCGCGGACGGCGTGCATGCGACCAAGCTCACGACGTCCGTGCTCGACCGGGCGTTGGGCGTCTCCGGGACGGCACGAAATCTCCGGACAATGACGAAGCTCGCGGAACTCACCGCGTGA
- the tmk gene encoding dTMP kinase codes for MTSGLWITLEGGDGSGKTTQAELLTERLRADGRTVVRTREPGGSEVGQLIRDIVLHHRGDIAPRAEALLYAADRAHHVATVVRPALARGEVVLQDRYLDSSVAYQGAGRVLDATEVRELSLWAAEGALPDLTVLLDLDPTTARERLDSADKPFDRLEAEREEFHARVRGAYLALAAAEPGRFLVVDAAQPPATIAERIHERVATLVQTHELR; via the coding sequence GTGACATCCGGTCTCTGGATCACCCTCGAAGGCGGCGATGGTTCGGGCAAGACCACCCAGGCGGAGCTGCTCACGGAACGGCTGCGCGCTGACGGTCGGACGGTGGTGCGCACCCGCGAACCCGGTGGCTCGGAGGTCGGCCAGCTGATCCGCGACATCGTGCTGCACCACCGCGGCGACATCGCTCCCCGCGCGGAGGCGCTGCTGTATGCGGCGGACCGCGCACACCATGTCGCGACGGTGGTGCGCCCCGCGCTCGCCCGCGGCGAGGTCGTGCTGCAGGATCGCTATCTCGATTCGTCGGTCGCCTACCAGGGTGCTGGGCGCGTGCTGGACGCCACTGAGGTGCGCGAGCTGTCACTGTGGGCTGCCGAGGGGGCGCTGCCCGATCTGACCGTGCTTCTGGACCTGGATCCGACGACGGCGCGGGAACGCCTGGACTCGGCCGACAAACCATTCGATCGACTTGAGGCCGAGCGGGAGGAGTTCCACGCGCGCGTGCGGGGCGCGTACCTCGCGCTCGCGGCGGCGGAGCCCGGGCGTTTTCTCGTGGTGGATGCGGCGCAGCCGCCTGCGACGATCGCCGAGCGCATCCACGAGCGCGTCGCCACACTCGTGCAAACGCACGAACTGCGCTGA
- the sigK gene encoding ECF RNA polymerase sigma factor SigK has product MLEAMVIDGIDTAEDGSAGDLAAELLARVASGDQDAFAELYDLLSARVFGLILRIVVNRAQSEEVLQEVFFEIWQSATRFAPNKGQGRSWILTIAHRRAVDRVRASQSSNDRDVRVGMRDIEVAHDSVAEQVQLSIEGERVGRALTQLPEAQREAIVLAYYGGYSQSEISVLTGTPLGTIKTRMRDGMSRLRTAMGVTA; this is encoded by the coding sequence ATGCTGGAGGCAATGGTCATCGACGGCATCGACACAGCGGAGGACGGCAGCGCGGGTGACCTCGCGGCCGAACTTCTCGCTCGTGTGGCATCCGGCGACCAGGACGCGTTCGCCGAGCTCTACGATCTGCTCTCGGCGCGCGTCTTCGGACTCATCCTCCGCATCGTCGTGAACCGGGCGCAGAGCGAAGAGGTGCTGCAGGAGGTCTTCTTCGAGATCTGGCAATCCGCTACGCGCTTCGCTCCGAACAAGGGACAAGGACGATCCTGGATCCTCACGATCGCCCACCGCCGGGCGGTCGACCGGGTTCGCGCCTCGCAGTCCAGCAACGACCGGGACGTGCGGGTGGGGATGCGGGACATCGAGGTCGCCCACGACTCGGTCGCAGAGCAGGTGCAGCTGTCGATCGAGGGAGAACGAGTCGGTCGCGCGCTGACCCAGCTGCCCGAGGCGCAGCGCGAGGCGATCGTTCTCGCCTATTACGGCGGATACAGTCAGAGCGAGATCTCCGTGCTGACGGGTACTCCACTGGGCACGATCAAGACGAGAATGCGCGATGGGATGTCGCGCCTGAGAACCGCAATGGGGGTGACCGCATGA
- a CDS encoding isochorismatase family protein, whose translation MSRALLIIDVQNDFTEGGALAVAGGDAVASGITAFLSAHATDYTLVLASRDWHDADNDNDGHFAAGEPNYVDSWPVHCVAETPGAAYDPLFETTAVTHHVRKGQGANGYSLFEGTTDDGEQPGVVLAQAGILDVDVVGIATDYCVRASSLDAIAHGLRVRVLTDLIAGVDAEASDAALAELAHAGAELATSERNA comes from the coding sequence ATGAGCAGAGCACTCCTGATCATCGATGTGCAGAACGATTTCACCGAGGGCGGGGCACTGGCCGTCGCCGGCGGCGACGCCGTGGCATCCGGAATTACCGCATTCCTCTCAGCCCACGCCACTGATTACACGCTCGTGCTGGCGTCGCGGGACTGGCACGACGCCGACAACGACAATGACGGGCACTTCGCGGCGGGGGAGCCGAACTACGTCGACTCCTGGCCGGTGCACTGCGTGGCCGAGACACCCGGAGCCGCCTACGATCCGCTGTTCGAGACGACGGCAGTGACGCACCATGTGCGCAAGGGGCAGGGGGCGAACGGGTACTCGCTGTTCGAGGGCACCACCGACGACGGCGAACAGCCCGGCGTGGTTCTGGCGCAGGCGGGAATCCTCGACGTGGACGTCGTCGGGATCGCCACCGACTACTGCGTGCGGGCGTCGTCGCTCGACGCGATCGCCCACGGCCTGCGGGTGCGCGTGCTCACGGATCTCATCGCAGGAGTGGACGCGGAGGCCAGCGACGCCGCTCTGGCGGAACTGGCGCACGCCGGAGCGGAGCTCGCCACTTCTGAGCGCAACGCATGA
- a CDS encoding DNA polymerase III subunit delta', whose translation MPDAATAPFPWTDVWGQDAAVEILRGAASDPASLSHAWLITGPPGSGRSTLAYAFAAALIARDPGDEATMRQVLARTHPDVTALRTDKVIITIAEARALVERSYFSPSAGRYRVIVVEDADRMVERTSNVLLKALEEPPERTVWILCAPSEADLLPTIRSRVRSLRLREPDVDDVARLIAHRTGVDDATAEQAARHAQRHIGMAQRLATDEAARRRRDTTLRAVLRVRGVGDAVTVAGEIVQAATEDAKALTVERDAAERAALLRAVGLAEGQAVPQALRTQFSALEDDQKKRATRSLRDGIDRVLTDLQSLFRDVVMLQYGRGDELINRELTDDLRALAAAWDVPRTLRVLDHLAETRESLERNVAPTLALESLLVTVTSGRTP comes from the coding sequence ATGCCAGACGCCGCGACCGCCCCGTTTCCGTGGACGGACGTCTGGGGGCAGGACGCCGCGGTCGAGATTCTCCGTGGCGCTGCATCCGACCCTGCATCGCTCTCGCACGCCTGGCTGATCACCGGTCCGCCCGGATCCGGCAGATCGACGCTCGCCTATGCGTTCGCGGCAGCGCTGATCGCTCGCGATCCCGGCGATGAGGCGACCATGCGCCAGGTGCTCGCCCGGACGCATCCGGATGTCACGGCGCTGCGCACCGACAAGGTGATCATCACGATCGCCGAGGCGCGCGCGCTTGTGGAACGCTCCTACTTCTCGCCGTCGGCGGGGCGCTATCGGGTGATCGTCGTGGAAGACGCCGACCGCATGGTCGAGCGCACATCGAACGTCCTGCTGAAGGCGCTGGAAGAGCCGCCGGAGCGCACGGTCTGGATTCTCTGCGCGCCGAGTGAGGCCGACCTGCTGCCGACGATCCGCTCACGCGTGCGGTCGCTGCGCCTGCGCGAGCCCGACGTCGATGACGTCGCACGTCTGATCGCGCATCGCACCGGCGTCGACGACGCCACCGCAGAGCAGGCGGCACGGCACGCGCAGCGGCACATCGGCATGGCTCAGCGTCTGGCGACCGATGAGGCGGCACGACGCCGCCGTGACACGACACTGCGCGCCGTTCTGCGCGTGCGCGGTGTGGGCGATGCGGTGACCGTGGCCGGCGAGATCGTCCAGGCGGCGACCGAAGACGCCAAAGCGCTGACCGTCGAACGCGATGCGGCCGAGCGCGCCGCGCTGCTGCGGGCGGTGGGGTTGGCCGAGGGGCAAGCGGTGCCGCAGGCGCTGCGCACGCAGTTCTCCGCGCTCGAAGACGACCAGAAGAAGCGGGCGACGCGCAGCCTCCGCGACGGCATCGACCGCGTCCTCACCGACCTGCAGTCCCTGTTCCGCGATGTCGTGATGCTGCAGTATGGGCGCGGAGACGAATTGATCAACCGAGAACTCACTGACGATCTGCGCGCGCTCGCCGCTGCGTGGGATGTGCCCCGTACGCTGAGAGTTCTTGACCACCTGGCCGAGACACGGGAGTCGTTGGAACGCAACGTCGCCCCGACCCTTGCCCTCGAGAGCTTGCTCGTCACCGTGACGAGCGGGAGGACACCGTGA
- a CDS encoding alpha/beta hydrolase, with the protein MRRVIAAVAGVAVASLTLSGCLYAMIPESGGPLPERTTEPDTSGVSPELLPFYSQTLEWQPCGAGMECTDVAAPLDWENPTVGEISLSVVRSQATNTPLGSLLTNPGGPGASGVELIRDSLSFAVGTALIENYDVIGFDPRGVGESTAVTCFDAAAMDEFLYSLPSAPRGTPEWEAEGEAQAAEFAAACEANSGGILPYITTVNSARDMDLLRGVLGDKKLHYLGYSYGTFLGATYAELYPDRVGHLVLDGAIDPSIPGRDVGTTQALGFESALRAYMQDCLDTRGCPFNGTVDEAMADLGALLASVDAVPLKNGDGRMLGADSLMTGIIAALYAQDSWPYLTDALAGALQGDPSTAFFLADFYNGREGGRYLDNSTEAFTAYNCMDYPLEVDEAADEAARAKVREGAPTIAPYWDGVDVCASWPYPATGTRSALTAEGSGPILVIGTTNDPATPYEWSVAMAEQLDGGVLITRVGEGHTGYNKGNMCVDDAVEAFFLDDVVPENGLRCE; encoded by the coding sequence ATGCGTCGCGTGATCGCGGCCGTGGCCGGCGTGGCCGTGGCATCCCTCACCCTTTCCGGGTGCCTGTACGCGATGATCCCGGAGAGCGGCGGGCCGCTTCCGGAGCGCACGACCGAACCCGACACGTCCGGCGTCTCGCCCGAGCTTCTTCCGTTCTACTCGCAGACTCTTGAGTGGCAGCCCTGCGGGGCGGGCATGGAGTGCACCGACGTCGCCGCTCCGCTCGACTGGGAGAATCCGACAGTCGGAGAGATCTCGCTCTCCGTCGTCCGGTCTCAGGCGACCAACACTCCTCTCGGCTCGCTCCTCACCAACCCCGGCGGCCCTGGTGCGAGTGGTGTCGAGCTGATCCGCGACAGCCTGAGCTTCGCCGTCGGCACCGCCCTCATCGAGAACTACGACGTCATCGGCTTCGACCCGCGCGGTGTCGGAGAGTCGACCGCCGTGACCTGCTTCGACGCAGCCGCGATGGACGAATTCCTCTACAGCCTGCCCAGTGCTCCTCGCGGAACGCCCGAGTGGGAGGCCGAGGGCGAGGCACAGGCGGCCGAGTTCGCCGCGGCCTGCGAGGCGAACAGCGGCGGAATCCTCCCGTACATCACGACCGTCAACTCGGCGCGTGACATGGATCTGCTGCGCGGAGTGCTCGGCGACAAGAAGCTCCACTACCTCGGATACTCGTACGGCACGTTCCTCGGCGCGACCTACGCCGAGCTGTATCCGGATCGTGTCGGACACCTTGTGCTCGACGGCGCCATCGACCCGTCGATCCCGGGGCGCGACGTCGGCACGACGCAGGCGCTCGGGTTCGAGTCTGCGCTTCGGGCCTACATGCAGGACTGCCTCGACACCCGCGGCTGCCCGTTCAACGGCACGGTCGACGAGGCGATGGCAGACCTCGGTGCGCTACTCGCGAGCGTCGACGCGGTGCCGCTGAAGAACGGAGACGGCCGGATGCTCGGCGCGGACTCGCTCATGACAGGGATCATCGCCGCGCTCTACGCGCAGGACAGCTGGCCCTACCTGACCGATGCGCTCGCCGGAGCACTGCAGGGCGATCCGTCGACGGCATTCTTCCTCGCAGACTTCTACAACGGACGCGAGGGCGGACGCTACCTCGACAACTCGACGGAGGCGTTCACGGCATACAACTGCATGGACTACCCGCTCGAAGTCGACGAGGCCGCCGACGAGGCCGCGCGGGCCAAGGTGCGAGAGGGCGCGCCCACGATCGCCCCCTACTGGGATGGCGTCGACGTGTGCGCATCCTGGCCGTACCCGGCGACGGGCACCCGTTCCGCCCTCACGGCGGAGGGCTCCGGCCCGATCCTCGTGATCGGCACGACCAACGACCCTGCGACGCCCTACGAGTGGTCGGTCGCGATGGCGGAGCAGCTCGACGGCGGTGTCCTCATCACCCGTGTGGGTGAAGGCCACACCGGCTACAACAAGGGCAACATGTGCGTGGATGACGCGGTCGAAGCGTTCTTCCTCGATGACGTCGTGCCCGAGAACGGCCTCCGCTGCGAGTGA
- a CDS encoding fasciclin domain-containing protein: protein MFRTTKKATAVLTLTLASAFALSACTMGGGGTAETTTTPPKAPETTASEPDMMDPAANLVGPGCSAYADQVPDGAGSIQGMSQDPVAVAASNNPLLTTLVAAVSGQLNPDVNLVDTLNGDEFTVFAPVDEAFGKIDPATIEALKTDSATLTSILTYHVVPGQIEPADIAGMHKTVQGAELEVTGSGDNWMVNDAMVICGGVQTANAVVYLVDSVLMPPAQ from the coding sequence ATGTTCCGCACCACGAAGAAGGCCACCGCAGTCCTCACGCTGACACTGGCGAGCGCATTCGCGCTGTCGGCGTGCACGATGGGCGGCGGAGGCACCGCAGAGACGACGACCACCCCGCCGAAGGCACCGGAGACGACAGCATCCGAACCGGACATGATGGATCCGGCGGCGAACCTCGTCGGCCCCGGATGTTCCGCCTACGCGGACCAGGTGCCTGACGGCGCCGGCTCGATTCAGGGCATGTCGCAGGACCCGGTCGCTGTCGCCGCGTCCAACAACCCGCTGCTGACGACGCTCGTGGCCGCGGTGAGCGGTCAGCTCAACCCGGACGTGAACCTCGTCGACACGCTCAACGGCGACGAGTTCACTGTCTTCGCCCCGGTCGATGAGGCCTTCGGCAAGATCGATCCCGCAACCATCGAGGCTCTCAAGACGGATTCCGCGACGCTGACGTCGATCCTGACCTACCACGTCGTTCCCGGCCAGATCGAACCGGCCGACATCGCGGGCATGCACAAGACCGTTCAGGGCGCTGAGCTCGAGGTCACCGGCAGCGGTGACAACTGGATGGTGAACGACGCCATGGTGATCTGCGGTGGCGTGCAGACCGCGAACGCCGTCGTCTACCTGGTCGACTCGGTGCTCATGCCTCCTGCACAGTAA